One Streptomyces sp. 1331.2 genomic window, ACTACGGCGCGAGCGGGCTGCGGGCCAACACGGTGTGCCCCAGCTGGGTGCGCACCGAGATGGCCGACCGCCGGATGGCCCGCTTCGCCGAGGAGGCGCAGCTGGGCGGCGGCGACGGCGACGGCGACGGTGGCCGCGACGGCGGCACGGGCAGCGGCACGGACGCGGCCTACGCCGAAGCCACCCGGCTGATCCCGGCGGGCCGCCCCGCCGACCCGCGCGAGGTCGCCGAGGCCATCGCCTGGCTGCTGTCCCCGGCCGCCTCCTTCGTCAACGGCGCGACCCTCACCGTCGACGGCGGCGCCACCGCCCTGGACCCGGGAACCCTGCCCTTCGCCTACCGCATCGACCCGCGTGACTCCGCGGGCTGACCCCACGGCCCCTGCTCCCGGCCGCCGGCGCCCGCCGGCGGCCGGGAACGCCACCCGGTCGACCCTCAGGAGCAGGCTCAGCGGCGGACCTTGGTGAAGCAGAGCGTGAAGTCGGTGCTGCGGCGGGAGGAGTACCGGATGCCGTAGTCGAACTCCTTGCCGCAGTGCTTGTCCGCGCCGATCAGCCGGTCCGCCGTCTTGTACTGGGCCTCGGGGGAGGTGCAGTCCACGATGGTCGGCTGCGGATCCCCCTCCGGGTCGGCGATCTTGACGCAGTCACCGATGTTCGGGTCGTGCGTCTTGGCCTCCGCGGCCTGCGCGGACCGCGTCGCCTCCGCCTTGGCCTTGCCGCCGGTGGGGCTGGTGTTGTAGTCCCACACGTACCAGGCGCCGCCACCGAAGACCGCCAGCACGATGCCGACGGACAGCAGCGAGTGCAGCGGACTGCGCCGCCGCGGTCCCGACGGCCCGGCCGGCGGGCGCGGCCCGGGCGCGGGCGGCTGGCCGGCGTAGGGCTGCGGGGCCGGCGGCTGACCGTAGGGCTGGTGCGGGTAGGGCGGCGGTGCGGACATGAGCGGTGACCCCCGTGGCTGGCGAATGCGAATGACCACCTGAACGGTGATCACCGAAGAATAGTCAGGCGACGAACCCCCTCGATCCGCGGATCGGCACAACGGAGGATCCCCGCACAATTCCCGCACTTTGCCTGGCCTTGACCTCCACGGTCGGCACGGTCGACAGCGCCGGACCGAGCGCCGGAACGGGCGCCGGATCGCGCGGGGGAGGGAAGGGGACGGGTGGGGGAACTTTTGCCCGACGGGCCATTGAGGGCGGGCTGCTCGCGCCCCTACACTCGCGCCCGTCCGTGACCGCGTGTCCCGGTGGCC contains:
- a CDS encoding LppU/SCO3897 family protein, coding for MSAPPPYPHQPYGQPPAPQPYAGQPPAPGPRPPAGPSGPRRRSPLHSLLSVGIVLAVFGGGAWYVWDYNTSPTGGKAKAEATRSAQAAEAKTHDPNIGDCVKIADPEGDPQPTIVDCTSPEAQYKTADRLIGADKHCGKEFDYGIRYSSRRSTDFTLCFTKVRR